In Maridesulfovibrio zosterae DSM 11974, a genomic segment contains:
- the yjgA gene encoding ribosome biogenesis factor YjgA, with amino-acid sequence MYDSEELYEEDDNLVPSRSQKKREMIALQGLAEKLMKLSPELVKKCGLPDYFIDEVIDAMSITAHEAKRRKVQYVGKLIRNIDTQPLKVFLEDIETGNRADNEKFHRIERWRDGLVEGDMSILETIMEEFPDADRQRIAQLSRNAKNEKKNAKPPKSAKALFKALRALTEQK; translated from the coding sequence ATGTACGACTCAGAAGAATTATATGAAGAAGATGACAATCTGGTCCCGAGCAGGTCACAGAAAAAAAGAGAGATGATCGCTTTGCAGGGATTAGCTGAAAAGCTTATGAAGCTTAGCCCTGAACTGGTTAAAAAATGCGGTTTGCCGGATTATTTCATAGATGAAGTAATTGATGCTATGTCAATTACAGCCCATGAAGCGAAAAGACGCAAGGTCCAATACGTAGGAAAACTCATACGTAATATAGACACACAGCCTCTTAAAGTATTCCTTGAGGATATTGAAACAGGTAACCGTGCAGACAATGAAAAATTCCATAGAATTGAAAGATGGCGTGACGGTCTTGTTGAGGGTGACATGTCCATACTCGAAACGATTATGGAAGAATTTCCTGATGCCGACCGTCAGAGAATTGCTCAGCTCTCCAGAAATGCAAAAAATGAAAAGAAAAATGCTAAGCCACCAAAATCAGCAAAAGCACTTTTTAAAGCTCTGCGAGCATTAACTGAGCAGAAGTAA
- a CDS encoding DMT family transporter, translating into MSFVQSKYIAVVALLTAVMFWASSFIALKIAMAVYDPTFVIFGRMILASLCFLFYIPKFRKQKIRKGDLKWLLFMGFCEPCMYFIFESNALVHTSASQAGMICATLPLLMAVSAHFILKEELSRRTIFGFILAVIGGIWLSVSSSSTESAPNPAYGNFLEFLAMCCTVGYMTTLKRLTASYSTLFLTSFQAFMGAIFYLPMIALPSTALPTVFDPLAVGSIFYLGIFITIGAYGLYNFGMSKLPASQTSAYVNLIPVFTLFFGWTILGETFTPLQLCAAALVMCGVMISQKK; encoded by the coding sequence ATGTCCTTTGTGCAATCCAAATATATTGCTGTTGTTGCTCTGCTCACTGCTGTCATGTTCTGGGCAAGCTCATTTATCGCTTTGAAAATCGCCATGGCTGTATATGATCCTACTTTTGTGATTTTCGGAAGGATGATTCTGGCTTCACTCTGCTTTCTTTTCTACATACCGAAATTCCGCAAGCAAAAGATACGTAAAGGCGATTTGAAGTGGCTTCTCTTCATGGGGTTTTGCGAGCCATGTATGTATTTTATTTTCGAAAGTAATGCTCTTGTTCATACCTCAGCCTCACAAGCCGGAATGATCTGCGCAACCCTGCCATTACTCATGGCTGTTTCCGCCCATTTCATTCTCAAGGAAGAATTATCCAGAAGAACTATCTTCGGTTTCATACTGGCCGTCATTGGTGGAATATGGCTTTCCGTGTCTTCGAGCTCAACTGAGTCAGCACCAAATCCAGCTTACGGCAACTTTCTCGAGTTTTTGGCCATGTGCTGTACCGTTGGCTACATGACTACCTTAAAAAGGCTGACCGCATCTTACTCAACACTTTTTCTTACATCATTTCAGGCTTTCATGGGAGCCATATTCTATCTGCCTATGATCGCCCTGCCGTCTACAGCACTGCCTACTGTTTTTGACCCACTGGCTGTTGGTAGCATTTTCTACCTTGGTATTTTCATTACTATCGGCGCATACGGACTCTATAATTTCGGCATGAGTAAACTACCGGCCAGCCAGACCAGCGCCTATGTTAACCTGATACCTGTGTTCACTCTCTTCTTTGGATGGACAATTCTTGGTGAAACATTCACGCCTCTGCAACTGTGCGCAGCTGCACTTGTCATGTGCGGCGTAATGATAAGTCAGAAGAAATAA
- a CDS encoding 1,4-dihydroxy-6-naphthoate synthase, producing the protein MSKILKMGYSPCPNDTFIFHALASGAVAVDPFKLDITLADVEELNSHARAGHMDICKVSVHAAAHIMNDYVLLRAGGAMGRGVGPLLLTSAPCTIKDLDGKRVAIPGRNTTANLLFSLMCREAEIEVEVVEMVFDQIMPAIADNTVQAGVVIHEGRFTYQGLGLSKIVDLGKWWEDFSGLPIPLGAIAIKRSLGSETAALINAAIRKSITLSYVDTETAWSYIKENAQEMDDDVIKEHIDTFVTDYSMNVGDEGEQAVSRLLHEAALLDGIDLPELDIFITE; encoded by the coding sequence ATGAGCAAAATTCTAAAAATGGGTTATTCACCCTGTCCCAACGATACATTTATTTTCCATGCCCTTGCGAGTGGAGCTGTTGCAGTAGATCCGTTCAAACTTGATATAACCCTGGCCGATGTGGAGGAGCTTAATTCTCATGCTCGGGCAGGGCATATGGATATCTGCAAAGTTTCAGTTCACGCCGCAGCCCATATCATGAACGATTATGTTCTGCTGCGTGCAGGCGGTGCTATGGGTAGAGGAGTTGGGCCGCTCCTGCTTACCAGCGCACCTTGCACTATCAAGGACCTTGATGGCAAGCGTGTAGCCATACCCGGACGCAATACAACTGCAAATTTATTATTCAGTCTTATGTGCCGTGAGGCTGAAATTGAAGTTGAAGTTGTAGAAATGGTTTTTGACCAGATAATGCCGGCAATTGCAGACAATACGGTGCAGGCTGGCGTTGTTATCCACGAGGGCCGTTTTACTTATCAGGGTCTTGGTCTTTCTAAGATCGTTGACCTGGGCAAGTGGTGGGAGGATTTTTCCGGCCTGCCTATACCGCTGGGCGCTATCGCCATCAAGCGATCCCTGGGTTCTGAGACCGCAGCACTGATAAATGCAGCTATTCGCAAAAGTATTACGCTTTCATACGTTGATACAGAAACAGCATGGTCTTATATCAAAGAAAATGCACAGGAAATGGATGATGATGTTATCAAAGAACATATTGATACTTTTGTTACCGATTACAGTATGAATGTGGGGGATGAAGGTGAGCAGGCTGTCTCCAGACTGCTTCATGAGGCTGCACTGTTGGACGGTATTGATTTGCCTGAATTGGATATTTTTATAACCGAGTAG
- the mqnE gene encoding aminofutalosine synthase MqnE: MISKNYFQNAGLGSILDKVLAGERISIEDGHALFECADLTALGALASIVRRKMHGDKTFYVLNRHINYTNICVNGCLFCAYARKRGEEGSFQLSKEDILEKLHNAPVSPREIHVVGGCHPDIPLSFFEDTFATIKKEFPLGVIKSFTAVEIVHFAKLEGIPTIKVLERLRKAGSEMLTGGGAEIFAPETRNKICPKKIDAETWLRVHGEAHSLGYTTNCTMLFGHYESIADRLDHLDRLRKQQDETGGFNCFISLPFQTENSKLKIENPLTGIDELKTIAISRLMLDNIPHIKAYWVMLGVKQAQAALHFGADDFDGTVVEEKIGHMAGASSDQSLARVELEEMIRGCGFTPVERDAAFNEI, encoded by the coding sequence ATGATTTCAAAAAATTATTTCCAAAATGCCGGACTTGGTTCCATTCTGGACAAAGTCCTTGCCGGAGAAAGAATCTCCATCGAAGACGGTCATGCTCTATTTGAATGTGCGGACCTCACAGCGCTAGGTGCGCTGGCTTCAATTGTAAGAAGAAAGATGCATGGTGATAAAACATTTTATGTTCTCAATCGCCACATCAACTATACAAATATCTGTGTTAATGGGTGCCTGTTTTGTGCATACGCCCGCAAACGCGGCGAAGAAGGATCTTTCCAGCTGTCCAAAGAAGATATTCTGGAAAAACTGCACAATGCACCTGTTTCCCCTCGCGAAATCCATGTTGTTGGCGGCTGTCATCCTGATATTCCTCTTTCTTTTTTTGAAGATACATTTGCTACAATTAAAAAAGAATTTCCTTTGGGAGTTATCAAAAGTTTTACCGCTGTAGAAATCGTCCACTTTGCCAAACTTGAAGGTATTCCTACAATCAAGGTGCTTGAGCGACTGCGTAAGGCCGGAAGCGAAATGCTCACCGGTGGCGGTGCAGAAATATTTGCTCCTGAAACACGCAACAAAATCTGCCCTAAAAAGATTGATGCTGAAACATGGCTTAGAGTTCATGGAGAGGCACATAGCCTGGGCTATACAACAAACTGCACCATGCTTTTCGGTCACTATGAGTCCATTGCCGACCGCCTTGATCATCTTGACAGATTACGTAAGCAACAGGACGAAACAGGTGGATTCAACTGTTTCATCTCCCTGCCATTTCAAACCGAGAACAGTAAGCTCAAAATCGAAAATCCGCTTACCGGAATAGATGAACTGAAAACCATAGCCATCAGTAGACTCATGCTGGATAATATTCCGCACATAAAAGCTTACTGGGTAATGCTCGGTGTTAAACAGGCTCAAGCGGCACTTCATTTCGGTGCAGATGATTTTGACGGAACTGTTGTTGAAGAGAAAATCGGACACATGGCCGGAGCATCATCAGATCAATCCCTCGCTCGCGTTGAACTAGAAGAAATGATCAGAGGATGTGGTTTCACACCTGTTGAAAGAGACGCAGCGTTTAACGAAATTTAG
- the mqnC gene encoding cyclic dehypoxanthinyl futalosine synthase: protein MTNLTQSPANVHDIAAKIQAGNRIDYDDALTLLEKADLFDLGSLAHAIRMEKHPDLNVTYVVDRNINYSNICECGCRFCAFYKAPGMDGGFVISREELGQKIQETLDLGGTQILMQGGHNPDLPLTFYEEMLAFIKYNYPVHIHAFSPPEIFYFSELEGISIKEVLKRLIKAGLASIPGGGAEILVDEVRSKIAPKKCSVAKWLEVMETAHNLGLRTTATMMFGHEETPEDRIKHLFALREVQDRTGGFTAFIPWTFQPDNTNIPDARKMTSVEYLRMLAVSRIVLDNFDNLQVSWVTMGPKISQLALFYGGNDFGSTMIEENVVKAAGVKFRLSEKEINNLISKAGFNPKQRLMDYTLVENYNG, encoded by the coding sequence ATGACAAATCTTACACAAAGTCCTGCTAACGTTCATGACATTGCTGCGAAGATTCAGGCAGGCAATCGCATTGATTATGATGATGCGCTGACTCTGCTTGAAAAAGCTGACTTGTTTGATCTAGGCAGTCTTGCCCATGCTATCCGGATGGAAAAACATCCCGACCTCAATGTTACTTATGTCGTTGACCGCAATATCAACTACTCAAATATCTGCGAATGTGGCTGCCGTTTTTGCGCATTTTACAAAGCTCCGGGAATGGATGGAGGGTTTGTCATCAGCCGTGAAGAACTGGGGCAGAAAATTCAGGAAACATTAGATCTGGGAGGAACCCAGATTCTGATGCAGGGTGGACACAATCCAGACCTTCCGCTCACTTTTTATGAAGAAATGCTTGCGTTCATAAAGTATAACTATCCAGTACATATTCATGCATTTTCACCGCCAGAGATTTTTTATTTCAGTGAACTGGAAGGAATCTCAATTAAAGAAGTGCTCAAACGTTTAATCAAAGCCGGACTGGCTTCAATTCCCGGTGGCGGAGCTGAAATCCTTGTAGATGAAGTACGCAGCAAAATTGCACCCAAGAAGTGTTCAGTTGCTAAATGGCTCGAAGTGATGGAGACAGCACATAATCTCGGGTTACGCACGACAGCGACAATGATGTTCGGTCATGAAGAGACTCCAGAAGATCGTATTAAACATTTATTTGCCTTACGCGAAGTGCAGGATCGCACCGGCGGTTTCACGGCGTTTATCCCCTGGACATTCCAGCCTGATAATACAAATATCCCTGATGCACGCAAAATGACTAGTGTAGAGTACCTGCGCATGCTGGCTGTCTCACGAATTGTTCTGGATAACTTCGATAATCTGCAAGTTTCATGGGTCACGATGGGACCAAAGATTTCACAGCTGGCACTTTTTTATGGTGGTAATGACTTCGGATCTACCATGATAGAAGAAAATGTTGTTAAAGCTGCTGGAGTTAAATTTCGACTTTCTGAAAAAGAAATAAATAACCTGATAAGCAAAGCTGGATTCAATCCTAAACAACGATTGATGGATTACACTCTGGTGGAGAATTATAATGGATAG
- a CDS encoding menaquinone biosynthetic enzyme MqnA/MqnD family protein, translating to MDRVKVGRISYLNVLPIYYPLESGLIKNEFDFLYGPPAQLNKMMAEGLMHISSTSSIEYLRHAEQYKLLPDLAIGSRGPVQSVLLLSRKPVEELKGSKILVSAQTHSSAALLKILLTEYIPVHPEYETGKATETLESGERPEAILCIGDEALNLRKHKDYPYKFDLGEEWIKWTGLPCIFGVWVVRKDVCEQENVKKAINSIIKGKKWGQANIDRMSELTAEKSILTPEETSSYYDGLVFDLGKQEIAGLKTFAKYLYKTRQITKIPELEFADI from the coding sequence ATGGATAGGGTTAAAGTCGGACGTATTTCTTATCTTAATGTACTACCTATTTATTATCCTCTGGAGTCCGGTCTTATAAAAAATGAATTCGATTTTCTTTACGGACCTCCTGCACAACTGAATAAAATGATGGCTGAAGGGTTGATGCACATCTCATCAACCTCATCTATTGAATATCTACGCCATGCAGAACAGTATAAACTGCTCCCAGATCTGGCAATAGGCAGTCGTGGCCCTGTACAATCAGTGTTACTGCTCAGTCGTAAACCTGTTGAAGAATTAAAAGGAAGCAAAATTCTTGTAAGTGCACAGACTCATTCTTCCGCAGCACTACTCAAGATATTACTTACCGAATATATTCCGGTACATCCAGAATATGAGACAGGCAAAGCTACTGAAACACTTGAGTCTGGAGAACGACCGGAAGCAATTTTGTGCATTGGCGATGAAGCGTTAAACCTGCGTAAGCACAAAGATTACCCCTACAAGTTTGATCTGGGTGAAGAATGGATTAAATGGACAGGTCTGCCCTGTATTTTCGGGGTATGGGTGGTACGTAAGGATGTATGCGAGCAGGAAAACGTAAAGAAAGCGATAAATTCCATCATAAAAGGCAAAAAGTGGGGACAGGCAAATATTGACCGTATGTCTGAACTGACTGCTGAAAAATCAATTCTTACTCCTGAAGAAACAAGTTCATACTATGACGGTCTTGTTTTTGATTTAGGAAAACAGGAAATTGCAGGACTGAAAACTTTTGCTAAATATTTGTATAAAACTAGGCAGATTACTAAAATTCCAGAACTTGAATTTGCTGATATTTAA
- a CDS encoding selenium metabolism-associated LysR family transcriptional regulator, with protein sequence MDLRRLEAFCKVYELKSFSKAGKDLFLSQPTISAHISTLEEELGVQLFDRMGRSIMATQAGEVLYRNARDIYDLIGKAQSEINILRDKVVGDLDIGGSTIPSHYLLPDILYSYCKKYPDVSVHLSVGDTNEILQKIRRGELIVGIVGATLDVPNLEFYPIMRDELVIVAPPVLVKNYDKIDDIQHLAELPWVMREGGSGTRKALERGLSELGTSVRDLNVTVWVESTQAVVQCVRAGLGVSVTSRLAAQPLIDSGELVHIKGLPLNLERSFYLAYLEGREFFPAVRYFIDHIKRSSFTI encoded by the coding sequence ATGGACTTACGTCGACTTGAAGCTTTTTGTAAGGTCTATGAACTTAAGAGTTTTTCTAAAGCAGGAAAAGATCTTTTTCTTTCGCAGCCCACTATTAGTGCACATATTTCTACTCTCGAAGAAGAGCTCGGTGTTCAGCTTTTCGACCGAATGGGCCGTTCAATTATGGCCACACAAGCAGGAGAGGTTCTTTATCGTAACGCCAGAGATATTTATGATCTGATTGGTAAAGCCCAGTCTGAAATTAATATTCTGCGTGATAAGGTGGTGGGTGATCTTGATATCGGTGGTAGTACTATTCCTTCTCATTATCTTTTACCCGATATCCTTTATAGCTACTGTAAAAAGTACCCAGATGTAAGCGTTCATCTCTCAGTAGGTGATACAAATGAAATTTTGCAGAAAATAAGACGGGGCGAACTTATTGTTGGTATTGTCGGTGCTACACTTGATGTTCCCAACCTTGAGTTTTATCCGATTATGCGTGATGAGCTTGTTATTGTTGCTCCTCCTGTCCTCGTTAAAAATTATGATAAAATAGATGATATTCAGCACCTTGCAGAATTACCATGGGTAATGCGAGAAGGCGGGTCCGGTACTCGCAAGGCTCTGGAAAGAGGACTTTCAGAACTTGGAACAAGTGTACGTGATCTCAATGTTACTGTCTGGGTTGAGTCTACTCAGGCCGTTGTTCAGTGTGTTCGGGCCGGACTTGGGGTTAGTGTAACTTCACGTCTTGCAGCTCAACCTCTAATTGATTCAGGTGAGCTGGTACACATTAAAGGACTACCTCTTAATCTTGAGCGCAGCTTTTATCTTGCCTATCTTGAAGGGCGTGAATTCTTTCCTGCTGTCCGATATTTTATCGACCACATTAAGCGAAGTTCTTTTACAATATAA
- the rplQ gene encoding 50S ribosomal protein L17 gives MRHKKSGRKFNRSGSHRKAMLKNMVRSLLTYEHIRTTEPKAKELRSSCEKLITLALRNDLHSRRLAFKTLENHGLVQKLFDEIGPRYNGGGGGYTRIIKLAEPRKGDCAPMCIIELTKRAEEAPVKEAPVATEAPAEEAEA, from the coding sequence ATGAGGCATAAAAAGTCCGGAAGAAAGTTCAACAGATCAGGTTCCCATAGGAAAGCTATGCTTAAGAACATGGTCCGCTCTCTGTTGACTTATGAACATATCCGTACCACTGAGCCCAAGGCAAAAGAATTGAGAAGCTCTTGCGAAAAGCTGATCACACTTGCCCTTCGCAATGACCTTCATTCTCGTCGTCTTGCATTCAAGACACTTGAGAATCACGGTCTTGTACAAAAGCTCTTCGATGAAATCGGACCCCGCTACAATGGCGGTGGTGGTGGTTACACTCGCATCATCAAGCTTGCTGAGCCCCGTAAAGGCGATTGCGCTCCCATGTGCATCATCGAGCTTACTAAACGTGCTGAGGAAGCTCCTGTTAAAGAAGCTCCCGTTGCTACTGAAGCTCCCGCTGAGGAAGCTGAAGCATAG
- a CDS encoding DNA-directed RNA polymerase subunit alpha: protein MLIQDGDKLINTRNWAELVKPEQLVRDPKSNELYGKFFCEPLERGFGTTIGNSLRRVLLSSMQGAAAVAVKIEGVQHEFTTIEGVMEDVTEIVLNIKQIRFAMTTDEPQFVTLSVNKQGAVTAADIQENQNVKVLNPEQIIATLSEKMEFEMTFEVRMGKGYVPADMHEGLINEIGHIILDSSFSPIRKVAYSVEQARVGQMTNYDKLVLEVYTDGSVTPEDAVAYSAKILKEQLSVFINFDELGSEQEESKESDLDLNPNLFKSIDELELSVRATNCLKAANIRIVGELVQRTEQAMLKTKNFGRKSLDEIRRVLDSMELKFGMGLEDFDKKHQEWLKRKEKNEA, encoded by the coding sequence ATGCTTATTCAAGACGGTGACAAACTCATCAACACCCGCAACTGGGCCGAGCTGGTTAAGCCGGAGCAGCTTGTGCGTGACCCCAAGTCTAACGAGCTTTATGGTAAGTTCTTTTGTGAACCCCTTGAGCGCGGATTTGGAACAACCATCGGTAACTCTCTTAGAAGAGTACTGTTATCCTCAATGCAGGGTGCAGCCGCGGTTGCTGTAAAGATAGAAGGAGTTCAGCACGAATTCACCACCATTGAAGGTGTGATGGAAGATGTGACTGAGATCGTTCTGAACATCAAGCAGATCAGATTCGCAATGACTACTGATGAACCTCAGTTCGTTACCTTATCGGTTAACAAACAGGGCGCCGTCACCGCAGCTGATATTCAGGAAAACCAGAACGTCAAAGTCCTCAATCCTGAGCAGATTATTGCGACTCTATCCGAAAAAATGGAATTTGAAATGACTTTTGAAGTGCGTATGGGCAAGGGCTATGTTCCTGCTGATATGCATGAAGGTCTTATCAATGAAATTGGTCATATTATTCTTGATTCTAGCTTTTCTCCTATCCGTAAGGTTGCTTACAGCGTGGAACAGGCTCGTGTCGGACAGATGACCAACTATGATAAGCTTGTTTTGGAAGTCTACACAGACGGTTCCGTTACTCCTGAGGATGCTGTTGCTTACAGTGCTAAAATCCTTAAGGAACAGCTCTCCGTTTTCATCAATTTTGATGAACTTGGATCTGAGCAGGAAGAGTCCAAAGAAAGTGACCTCGACCTGAACCCGAATCTGTTCAAGTCTATTGACGAACTCGAACTTTCTGTTCGTGCTACTAACTGCCTCAAGGCTGCTAACATTCGCATTGTTGGTGAACTTGTACAGCGCACAGAGCAGGCTATGCTTAAAACCAAAAACTTCGGACGTAAGTCTCTTGACGAAATCCGTAGAGTTCTGGACAGCATGGAGCTCAAGTTTGGAATGGGCCTCGAGGATTTCGATAAAAAGCATCAGGAATGGCTGAAGAGGAAAGAGAAAAATGAGGCATAA
- the rpsD gene encoding 30S ribosomal protein S4: MARYTKAKCRLCRREGEKLFIKGDRCFTDKCSYERRPYAPGIAGRMRKKMSDYAIQLREKQKVRRMYGVLEGQFRSYFKRADGMKGVTGANLLMLLETRLDNTIYRLGFANSRDQARQLVRHGIFKKNGIRVNIPSMQVKPGDVIEVREEARKIPVIMEAQEVIARRGCPEWLQSDGAAFKGEVKAMPTREDIQFPINEQLIVELYSK; the protein is encoded by the coding sequence TTGGCTAGATATACTAAAGCAAAGTGCAGACTGTGCCGCCGTGAAGGTGAAAAACTTTTCATCAAAGGCGACCGCTGTTTTACTGATAAGTGTTCTTATGAACGTCGTCCTTATGCACCAGGTATTGCCGGTCGCATGAGAAAGAAAATGAGTGACTATGCAATTCAGCTTCGTGAGAAGCAGAAAGTGCGCCGCATGTACGGTGTCCTTGAAGGCCAGTTCCGCAGCTACTTTAAGCGCGCAGACGGCATGAAAGGTGTTACCGGTGCGAACTTGCTCATGCTTCTTGAAACCCGTCTTGATAACACTATTTACCGTCTTGGATTCGCTAATTCCCGCGATCAGGCTCGCCAGCTCGTGAGACACGGTATCTTCAAGAAAAACGGAATTCGTGTTAACATTCCTTCCATGCAGGTTAAACCCGGTGATGTGATAGAGGTTCGTGAAGAAGCTCGTAAGATCCCCGTAATCATGGAAGCACAGGAAGTGATTGCACGTCGTGGCTGCCCTGAGTGGCTTCAGTCCGATGGTGCTGCTTTCAAAGGTGAAGTTAAAGCGATGCCGACTAGGGAAGATATACAGTTCCCTATCAACGAACAGCTGATTGTCGAGCTGTACTCCAAATAA
- the rpsK gene encoding 30S ribosomal protein S11, whose translation MARPRRSGKKKEKKNVPVGIAHVKATFNNTIITFTDLNGNVISWATSGASGFKGSRKSTPFAAQVAAETAARKAQDQGMRTVGIFVKGPGSGREAAMRAIGNVGMKVNFIRDITPIPHNGCRPPKRRRV comes from the coding sequence ATGGCTAGACCTCGCCGTTCCGGCAAGAAAAAAGAGAAAAAGAATGTTCCCGTGGGCATTGCCCACGTTAAAGCAACATTCAATAATACAATAATTACCTTCACTGACCTGAATGGTAACGTAATCAGCTGGGCTACTTCCGGTGCATCTGGTTTTAAGGGATCTAGAAAATCTACTCCCTTTGCTGCACAGGTTGCTGCTGAAACCGCTGCAAGAAAAGCTCAGGACCAGGGTATGCGTACCGTTGGTATCTTTGTTAAAGGCCCCGGCTCCGGTCGTGAAGCTGCTATGCGCGCTATCGGTAACGTCGGTATGAAGGTTAACTTCATTCGCGATATCACGCCCATCCCGCATAACGGCTGTCGTCCGCCGAAACGCCGCAGGGTCTAA
- the rpsM gene encoding 30S ribosomal protein S13, giving the protein MARIAGVDLPKNKRLDIALTYIFGVGRTTALKVLDTVGIDWTIKTDDLSGDQVNTIRKELEDNYKVEGDLRRDQIADIKRLMDIGSYRGLRHRRGLPVRGQSSKTNARTRKGPRRSVMSRKKK; this is encoded by the coding sequence GTGGCTCGTATCGCTGGAGTAGACCTTCCGAAAAATAAGCGTTTGGATATTGCATTGACTTACATCTTTGGTGTAGGTCGTACTACTGCTCTCAAGGTTCTTGATACTGTAGGTATAGACTGGACAATCAAAACTGATGACCTCAGTGGCGACCAGGTTAACACCATCCGTAAAGAGCTTGAAGACAACTATAAAGTTGAAGGTGACCTTCGTCGCGATCAGATTGCTGATATTAAGCGTCTGATGGACATCGGAAGTTACCGTGGACTCCGCCATCGTCGCGGTCTTCCCGTTCGTGGACAGAGCTCCAAGACCAACGCAAGAACTCGCAAAGGTCCACGTCGCTCTGTAATGAGCAGGAAGAAGAAATAA